The Methanoregula boonei 6A8 genome has a window encoding:
- a CDS encoding ORC1-type DNA replication protein, with protein MPETEDPATGLFIKYLSNNRIFRDREVLRHSYRPQILPHRQPQIDTIASILAPSLRNETPSNILIYGKTGTGKTASVRYVGSELEKASSTMGTTCRIVHLNCEVIDTQYRVLAQIAKCIDDVDEASSDKAKIHIPMTGWPTDQVYSELKNQLDTGGGVLVIVLDEIDKLVKKSGDDTLYNLTRINSDLKNSKVSIIGISNDLSFKDFLDPRVLSSLSEEEIVFPPYNAPQLVDILTQRAAGAFLDGAIADGVIPLCSALAAQEHGDARRALDLLRISGELADRDESKQVTDVHVKQAQAKIETDSMIECIATLPTQSKLILFSMLTLEQLGQNIFTSGEVSRVYQDIAPEIQLDILTHRRITDLISELNMLGVINTRVVSRGRYGRTKEMWFDANTGKIREVVLKDPRLNGLKDLDINQMETKWLKTWFR; from the coding sequence ATGCCTGAAACAGAAGATCCTGCAACCGGTTTATTTATAAAATATCTCTCCAATAACCGGATATTCCGGGACCGGGAAGTGCTCCGGCACTCATACCGGCCCCAGATCCTACCCCACCGTCAACCTCAGATTGATACTATTGCCTCCATTCTTGCCCCCTCACTCAGGAATGAAACCCCGTCCAATATTCTTATTTACGGGAAGACGGGGACTGGAAAAACCGCGAGCGTCCGGTACGTCGGCTCGGAGCTTGAGAAGGCCAGCAGTACCATGGGGACCACCTGCAGAATAGTCCATCTCAACTGTGAAGTGATCGATACGCAGTACCGGGTACTTGCGCAGATTGCCAAATGTATTGATGACGTTGATGAGGCTTCCAGCGATAAGGCAAAAATCCACATCCCCATGACCGGGTGGCCAACGGACCAGGTCTATTCAGAACTCAAAAACCAGCTCGACACCGGAGGAGGTGTTCTCGTGATCGTACTTGACGAGATCGACAAGCTGGTAAAAAAGAGCGGGGATGACACGCTCTATAACCTGACCCGGATCAATTCTGACCTGAAGAACTCCAAGGTCAGTATTATCGGGATCTCCAATGATCTCAGTTTTAAGGACTTCCTTGACCCCCGGGTACTCTCCTCCCTTTCGGAAGAAGAGATCGTCTTTCCCCCGTACAATGCCCCCCAGCTAGTGGATATCCTGACCCAGCGTGCTGCAGGAGCGTTCCTTGATGGAGCGATTGCCGATGGTGTGATTCCCCTTTGTTCCGCTCTTGCCGCCCAGGAGCATGGCGACGCCCGCCGAGCCTTGGACCTGCTTCGGATATCCGGTGAACTTGCCGACCGGGACGAATCAAAACAGGTAACTGATGTTCACGTCAAACAAGCGCAGGCAAAGATTGAAACAGACAGCATGATCGAATGCATTGCCACGCTCCCCACCCAGAGCAAGTTGATCCTCTTTTCCATGCTGACGCTTGAGCAGCTGGGCCAGAACATCTTTACAAGCGGGGAGGTATCGCGGGTATACCAGGATATTGCCCCGGAGATCCAGCTGGATATCCTCACTCACCGCAGGATCACCGATCTGATCTCGGAGCTTAACATGCTCGGGGTCATCAATACCCGAGTCGTGAGCAGGGGAAGGTACGGTCGTACAAAAGAGATGTGGTTCGATGCCAATACCGGGAAGATCCGCGAGGTTGTCCTCAAGGATCCCCGGCTTAATGGTCTTAAAGATCTTGATATAAATCAGATGGAAACCAAATGGTTAAAAACGTGGTTCAGGTGA
- a CDS encoding Lrp/AsnC family transcriptional regulator has translation MDDKDLELLRILEENSRLSAQEIGSMTNLIPAEVEARIHALEESRIIRKYTTVINWEKAGNGEVSAIIELKVSPERDFGYDRIAERLSRFRQVRTLRLITGTYDLQLMVSGKNVQEVSRFVSEHVAPMDRIRETATHIVMKSYKENGNTLFEQQEAERLPYSF, from the coding sequence ATGGATGACAAGGATCTTGAACTCCTCCGGATTCTTGAGGAGAACAGCCGGCTTTCGGCCCAGGAAATTGGATCAATGACCAACCTTATCCCGGCTGAGGTGGAAGCACGGATCCATGCCCTTGAAGAGAGCCGGATCATCCGGAAGTACACCACGGTCATTAACTGGGAAAAGGCAGGAAACGGTGAAGTCTCCGCAATTATTGAGCTTAAAGTGAGCCCTGAGCGGGACTTTGGGTACGACCGGATTGCCGAGAGGCTCTCCCGGTTCCGCCAGGTGCGCACCCTGCGCCTGATCACTGGTACTTACGATCTCCAGCTCATGGTAAGCGGGAAGAATGTCCAGGAGGTATCGCGTTTTGTCTCCGAGCATGTTGCCCCTATGGACCGGATCCGTGAGACTGCGACACACATTGTCATGAAGTCCTATAAGGAGAACGGCAACACGCTCTTTGAGCAACAGGAAGCCGAACGCCTTCCTTATTCATTCTGA
- a CDS encoding aminotransferase class I/II-fold pyridoxal phosphate-dependent enzyme, which yields MRNFVSDRARDIPPSGIRKFFDLALTMSDVISLGVGEPDFRTPWNICEAGIYSVEQGATSYTPNRGLQTLRRALAIHLANRYQLRYSPDDEMIITTGVSEGLDIAIRAIVNPGDEVLIAEPSYVSYAPCVALAGGIPVPVECTEQDHFRLNPDKLQEKITPKSKALIVNFPNNPTGAIMRKEDLEPIADIVTDRDLMLISDEVYSELTYESPHVAAATVKDLRERTITLNGFSKAYAMTGWRIGYLCAPKEICDAALKIHQYVMLCAPAMGQIGALEALRSAEDEKTSMISEYRLRRNSFVAGLNRIGLSCHVPEGAFYAFPSVKGTGLSDVEFAERLLREQRVAVVPGSVFGAGGEYHLRCAYAVSRDELTEALGRMESFINGL from the coding sequence ATGCGAAACTTTGTCTCCGACCGCGCCCGGGATATCCCGCCCTCAGGAATACGGAAATTCTTTGACCTTGCCCTCACGATGAGTGATGTCATCTCGCTGGGTGTCGGCGAACCCGATTTCCGGACCCCTTGGAACATTTGCGAAGCCGGCATCTATTCGGTTGAACAGGGTGCAACCTCGTATACCCCGAACCGTGGGCTTCAGACCCTTCGCAGGGCACTTGCCATACACCTCGCAAACCGGTACCAGCTCCGGTACTCCCCGGACGATGAGATGATCATCACCACCGGGGTTTCGGAGGGGCTTGATATCGCCATCCGGGCCATTGTCAACCCCGGCGATGAAGTGCTGATTGCTGAACCCAGCTATGTCTCCTATGCCCCATGCGTAGCCCTTGCCGGCGGGATTCCGGTTCCGGTCGAATGCACCGAACAGGATCACTTCCGTCTCAACCCGGATAAGCTTCAGGAAAAGATTACCCCTAAGTCGAAGGCCCTCATCGTCAATTTCCCCAACAATCCGACCGGCGCGATCATGAGAAAGGAGGATCTGGAACCGATTGCCGATATCGTTACTGACCGGGATCTGATGCTTATCAGCGACGAAGTCTACTCGGAGCTCACGTACGAATCCCCCCATGTTGCTGCGGCAACAGTAAAAGACCTCCGGGAACGGACGATCACGCTTAACGGGTTCTCCAAGGCCTATGCAATGACCGGCTGGCGTATCGGGTATCTCTGTGCACCAAAAGAGATCTGCGATGCCGCGCTCAAGATCCACCAGTATGTCATGCTCTGCGCTCCGGCGATGGGGCAGATCGGAGCGCTTGAGGCACTCCGCTCCGCAGAAGATGAGAAGACAAGTATGATCAGCGAGTACCGCCTCCGGCGTAACTCGTTTGTGGCCGGCCTCAACCGGATCGGCCTCTCCTGCCACGTGCCCGAGGGTGCGTTTTATGCCTTCCCCTCGGTTAAAGGTACTGGGCTTTCCGATGTAGAATTTGCAGAACGGTTGCTCCGGGAACAGCGTGTTGCCGTAGTGCCGGGCAGCGTGTTTGGGGCCGGCGGGGAATACCACCTCCGCTGTGCGTATGCAGTCTCACGAGATGAGCTCACAGAAGCCTTGGGACGGATGGAGTCCTTCATCAACGGTCTCTAA
- a CDS encoding adenylosuccinate synthetase: protein MSCSIIVGGFFGDEGKGKIVAHIAHADEPVIISRGGVGPNAGHTVQIGDREYGVRMVPSGFVYKKAKLCIGSGVLVDPRVLKHEVETLGVKGRVFVDKRCGIITEDHIARDKGSAHLSKKIGSTGSGCGPANSDRVMRISPQAKDVPELKEYLLDVPKAIDDALKAGNEVLLEGTQGFGISLYYGTYPFVTSKDTSASQIAADNGVGPTKIDDVIVVFKAYPTRVGEGPFSTEMSAEKSDAMGIQEFGTVTHRKRRIGGWDGEMARYSAMINGCTQAAITGIDRVDKDCFGITEYSKLTRKAREFLKTAEDDIGSPVTLISTGPEMSQIIDIRKEYA, encoded by the coding sequence ATGAGCTGTTCAATTATCGTAGGTGGCTTTTTTGGGGATGAGGGGAAGGGCAAGATTGTTGCCCACATCGCACATGCGGATGAACCCGTTATCATCTCCCGCGGTGGTGTAGGCCCCAACGCCGGGCACACAGTGCAGATCGGCGATCGTGAATACGGAGTAAGGATGGTACCGTCCGGGTTTGTTTATAAAAAGGCAAAACTCTGTATTGGGAGCGGTGTGCTGGTCGATCCACGGGTCCTCAAACACGAGGTCGAGACGCTGGGCGTCAAGGGCCGTGTTTTCGTAGACAAGCGTTGCGGTATTATCACCGAGGACCACATTGCCCGGGACAAGGGCAGCGCCCACCTCTCAAAGAAGATCGGGAGCACCGGGTCCGGCTGCGGCCCGGCCAATTCCGACCGGGTCATGAGGATTTCGCCGCAGGCAAAGGATGTCCCGGAGCTTAAGGAGTACTTACTGGATGTCCCCAAGGCAATCGATGATGCCTTAAAGGCCGGAAACGAGGTCCTTCTCGAAGGTACACAGGGTTTTGGGATCTCGCTGTATTACGGGACGTACCCGTTTGTGACCAGTAAAGACACCTCGGCCTCACAGATCGCCGCTGACAATGGGGTCGGCCCGACAAAGATCGATGATGTGATTGTGGTCTTCAAGGCCTATCCTACCCGGGTGGGTGAAGGCCCCTTCTCCACCGAGATGTCTGCGGAGAAATCCGATGCCATGGGGATCCAGGAATTTGGAACAGTCACCCACCGCAAGCGCCGCATCGGTGGCTGGGATGGGGAAATGGCCCGGTACTCGGCCATGATCAACGGCTGTACCCAAGCCGCGATCACCGGCATCGACCGGGTGGACAAGGATTGCTTCGGGATTACCGAGTACAGCAAGCTCACCAGGAAGGCACGGGAGTTCCTCAAGACCGCCGAGGATGACATCGGCAGTCCAGTCACCCTCATCTCCACTGGTCCCGAGATGTCCCAGATCATCGATATCAGGAAAGAGTACGCATGA
- a CDS encoding methytransferase partner Trm112 has product MKRSLMDILCCPVCKGDLALRVDKEDPQEILEGNLHCAACSADYPITGGIPDLLPPSTR; this is encoded by the coding sequence ATGAAGCGTTCGCTCATGGATATCCTCTGCTGCCCGGTTTGCAAGGGCGATCTCGCGCTCCGGGTCGATAAGGAAGACCCTCAGGAGATCCTTGAGGGAAACCTGCACTGCGCTGCCTGCAGTGCAGACTATCCGATCACCGGGGGAATCCCCGACCTCCTTCCGCCATCCACGCGATAA
- a CDS encoding DUF7524 family protein, with product MLPSLPLGILVAAGSPDAEGVTTEINLNRSGINTIDLPRENAQVECGGALRVRFRNRGAPIHITATTSNAGMFTDFFHENMYVIDEVVLGIPLRKECAPGFFDIEIIAGYGAMKATMRVEVMVRPSREEEQREKEPPIQPEAHGRPHLLMVAMAIGLILYCAWYYTKIEVLNLGAFIALIVGILYVWYRQI from the coding sequence ATGCTTCCCTCCCTGCCCCTCGGGATTCTCGTTGCTGCGGGTAGTCCTGATGCGGAAGGGGTAACAACCGAGATCAATCTCAACCGGTCGGGCATCAATACAATTGATCTTCCCCGTGAAAATGCCCAGGTCGAATGCGGGGGTGCCCTTAGGGTCCGGTTCAGGAACCGCGGCGCCCCTATTCACATCACCGCAACGACCTCCAATGCCGGGATGTTCACTGATTTTTTCCATGAGAACATGTATGTAATTGACGAGGTGGTGCTGGGTATACCTCTTAGGAAAGAGTGTGCCCCGGGGTTTTTCGATATCGAAATTATTGCCGGCTACGGGGCGATGAAGGCAACAATGCGGGTCGAGGTAATGGTCAGGCCGTCCCGGGAAGAGGAGCAGCGGGAAAAGGAACCTCCCATCCAGCCTGAAGCGCACGGCCGCCCCCATCTCCTGATGGTGGCAATGGCGATCGGCCTGATCCTCTACTGCGCATGGTATTACACGAAGATTGAAGTCCTCAACCTTGGTGCATTTATTGCGCTGATTGTCGGCATTCTGTACGTATGGTACCGACAGATCTGA
- the cbiB gene encoding adenosylcobinamide-phosphate synthase CbiB, protein MVPTDLILAGATLVLALAIDRAIGDPHSPYHPVALLGRFISLWGRPSRYPPVFQRAAGIFFWLVTVCFFALPFFLFGRYVPWLVYLIDAPFLLKCCFAWRSLEEHAQEVVAALKNGIDAGREQVGLMVSRDTACLDPEHIRSAAYESVAENLTDSIISPLFYFSLLSPFGFGLAGAAGFRAANTMDAMLGYRDERARIGWCPARMDDILNYLPARITTLYLLAWFATQGTFGAAWRTMRRDGKKRPGFNGGIVMAAMAGGCGIRFEKPGVYSLGDGGRSLEEGGPAIIRAVRVVTLAFAATAASTLILLAWLIQ, encoded by the coding sequence ATGGTACCGACAGATCTGATCCTTGCCGGCGCAACCCTTGTCCTTGCGCTTGCGATCGACCGGGCAATCGGCGATCCGCATTCCCCGTACCACCCGGTGGCCCTGCTTGGGCGATTTATCAGCTTGTGGGGACGGCCTTCGCGGTACCCTCCTGTTTTTCAGCGGGCTGCCGGCATCTTTTTCTGGCTGGTAACAGTCTGTTTCTTTGCCCTTCCGTTTTTCCTCTTTGGCCGATATGTCCCGTGGCTCGTGTACCTTATCGACGCTCCTTTTCTCCTCAAATGCTGTTTTGCATGGCGCTCGCTGGAGGAGCATGCACAAGAGGTCGTCGCAGCGTTGAAGAACGGCATTGATGCCGGCCGGGAACAGGTAGGCCTGATGGTCTCGCGTGACACGGCCTGTCTGGATCCAGAGCATATCCGCTCGGCTGCATATGAGTCTGTTGCCGAGAACCTTACCGACAGCATCATCTCACCGCTCTTCTATTTCTCCCTTCTCTCGCCGTTTGGTTTCGGGCTTGCCGGCGCAGCAGGTTTCCGGGCGGCAAATACGATGGATGCGATGCTCGGGTACCGGGATGAGCGGGCCCGGATCGGCTGGTGCCCGGCAAGAATGGACGATATTCTCAACTATCTCCCGGCCCGGATCACAACACTGTACCTGCTTGCCTGGTTTGCGACCCAGGGAACGTTCGGGGCTGCGTGGCGTACAATGCGCAGGGACGGTAAGAAACGCCCGGGGTTCAATGGTGGGATCGTGATGGCTGCGATGGCGGGAGGGTGCGGTATCCGTTTTGAGAAGCCGGGAGTCTACTCCCTGGGCGATGGCGGGAGGTCGCTTGAAGAGGGGGGACCGGCAATCATCCGGGCGGTCAGGGTGGTGACGCTTGCGTTTGCGGCAACTGCTGCCAGCACACTTATTTTATTGGCATGGCTGATCCAATAG
- the pdxS gene encoding pyridoxal 5'-phosphate synthase lyase subunit PdxS, with protein MKLEELRFGTELLKRGFASMQKGGVIMDVVNAEQAKIAEAAGAVAVMSLERVPSDIRKAGGVARMADPEKVTEIIEAVSIPVMGKVRIGHFVEAQVLEVLGVDMIDESEVLTPADEEYHIDKKQFKVPFVCGARNLGEALRRVNEGAAMIRTKGEAGTGNVVEAVRHMRAITGEIRKIQGMDDQERIAYARSIEAPAELVVESAKRGRLPVVNFSAGGIATPSDAALMMQLGADGVFVGSGIFKSSNPEKMAKAIVEAVNHYNDPTVIARISKGLGDAMPGLDVHTLRPDEVLQTRGR; from the coding sequence ATGAAGCTTGAAGAACTGAGATTTGGCACTGAGCTGCTCAAACGCGGCTTTGCATCCATGCAGAAAGGGGGCGTGATCATGGATGTCGTCAATGCCGAGCAGGCAAAGATTGCCGAGGCAGCCGGGGCCGTCGCAGTCATGTCGCTTGAGCGGGTGCCGTCCGATATCAGGAAAGCGGGCGGTGTCGCACGGATGGCAGACCCCGAGAAGGTCACTGAGATCATTGAAGCAGTTTCGATCCCGGTTATGGGTAAAGTCAGGATCGGCCACTTTGTCGAGGCACAGGTGCTCGAGGTGCTTGGCGTCGACATGATCGATGAGAGCGAAGTCCTCACTCCCGCAGACGAGGAATACCATATCGATAAGAAACAGTTCAAGGTCCCGTTTGTCTGCGGGGCACGGAACCTGGGCGAGGCACTGCGCCGGGTAAATGAGGGGGCAGCGATGATCCGCACGAAGGGCGAGGCCGGGACCGGAAATGTCGTCGAGGCCGTGCGCCACATGCGGGCGATCACGGGAGAGATCCGGAAGATCCAGGGAATGGACGATCAGGAGCGGATCGCCTATGCACGGAGCATCGAGGCCCCGGCGGAGCTTGTTGTTGAGAGCGCAAAGCGAGGCCGGCTCCCAGTGGTCAACTTCTCTGCCGGAGGCATTGCCACCCCCTCGGACGCTGCCCTGATGATGCAGCTTGGTGCTGATGGAGTCTTTGTCGGATCGGGGATCTTTAAATCCTCGAACCCCGAGAAGATGGCAAAAGCGATCGTGGAAGCGGTCAACCACTACAACGATCCCACCGTTATCGCCAGAATCAGCAAGGGCCTTGGCGATGCGATGCCCGGCCTTGATGTCCATACGCTCAGGCCCGATGAGGTGTTGCAGACCCGTGGGCGATAA
- the pdxT gene encoding pyridoxal 5'-phosphate synthase glutaminase subunit PdxT yields MRCCRPVGDKTVKVGVLALQGDVSEHIDAFTAALRKRGYTEDSPVIEVRNPEDLAGCAALAIPGGESTTISRLVDKNGLYKPIRDFKGGIFATCAGMILMATDVGDPRVHSLGLLDMTVDRNAFGRQRESFEADIRVQGLDGGSFHAVFIRGPVVTEARDGVVVLARTDKGIVAVEKGRHMALAFHPELGGDLRLHERFLKNLGV; encoded by the coding sequence ATGAGGTGTTGCAGACCCGTGGGCGATAAGACCGTAAAAGTCGGTGTGCTCGCACTTCAGGGTGATGTGAGCGAACATATCGATGCCTTTACTGCTGCGCTGCGCAAGCGGGGATACACGGAAGATTCCCCGGTTATAGAGGTCAGGAACCCTGAGGATCTTGCCGGCTGTGCAGCCCTTGCTATCCCGGGTGGGGAATCGACCACCATCTCCCGGCTGGTTGACAAGAACGGGCTGTACAAACCAATCCGTGATTTCAAAGGCGGGATTTTTGCCACCTGCGCCGGTATGATCCTCATGGCAACCGATGTCGGCGACCCCCGTGTGCACAGCCTTGGCCTTCTGGATATGACTGTGGACCGGAACGCGTTCGGGCGCCAGCGGGAGTCTTTTGAAGCCGATATCCGGGTGCAGGGTCTTGATGGTGGATCGTTCCATGCGGTTTTTATCCGGGGTCCTGTAGTAACCGAGGCCCGGGACGGGGTCGTTGTCCTTGCCCGGACCGACAAGGGTATCGTTGCCGTGGAAAAAGGCCGGCATATGGCCCTTGCCTTCCACCCGGAGCTTGGCGGGGACCTCCGGCTCCACGAGCGGTTTTTAAAGAACCTGGGTGTCTGA
- a CDS encoding epoxyqueuosine reductase, which translates to MISESSHFREMARSLGADFVGIADPEGFNNPEYRGNRPQDFAPWIRSIMVLGVIIPKGCVDPLPKGRAEYTNTLMAGTVTLRVMGFALVRELEKQGYRAMLVPSEGSEFGTWYANKETLKADLSLKYAAWLAGLGEYGLNQLLITRETGPRIRMTAILTDAPIEPDHPSGKSFVRPECASCQKCVKICPVKALSADGTIQPHLCRDYLFSTLGGLRCGMCIRVCPL; encoded by the coding sequence ATGATTTCGGAAAGCTCGCATTTCAGGGAGATGGCCCGCAGCCTCGGTGCCGATTTTGTCGGGATTGCCGATCCCGAAGGATTCAACAATCCCGAGTACAGGGGGAACAGGCCTCAGGATTTTGCGCCATGGATTCGATCCATCATGGTGCTTGGGGTGATCATCCCCAAGGGTTGTGTCGACCCCCTCCCGAAGGGCCGGGCCGAGTACACCAATACCCTGATGGCTGGCACGGTAACCCTCCGGGTGATGGGGTTTGCCCTGGTGCGCGAGCTTGAGAAACAGGGATACCGTGCAATGCTCGTCCCCTCGGAAGGAAGCGAGTTTGGAACCTGGTATGCCAATAAAGAGACGCTCAAAGCCGATCTCTCGCTCAAATATGCCGCATGGCTTGCCGGCCTTGGCGAGTACGGCCTCAACCAGCTGCTCATCACCCGGGAGACCGGCCCCCGGATCAGGATGACTGCGATCCTCACAGATGCGCCAATCGAGCCGGACCACCCCTCGGGGAAATCCTTTGTCCGGCCCGAGTGCGCCTCCTGCCAGAAGTGCGTGAAGATCTGCCCGGTCAAAGCGCTCTCGGCAGACGGGACCATCCAGCCGCACCTCTGCCGGGACTACCTCTTCTCCACCCTTGGCGGCCTGCGGTGCGGCATGTGCATCCGGGTTTGCCCGCTGTAA
- the aqpZ gene encoding aquaporin Z: protein MCDYKKYLAEFIGTFVLVFIGTGSAVVAGKEIGFLGIALAFGLSVLVMVYAIGQISGCHINPAITIAMLANGKIGSKDAAMYIIAQCIGAIIASLVLLSIMTGLPGYSLAINGLGQDGYGIASPGGFPLMSGFIAEVVLTFIFLMVVFGATCKKAPAGFAGIAIGLSLAMIHMVGIPITGTSVNPARSLGPALVVGGTALAQLWMFILAPIIGALVAAIVWKYLFEETMSPA, encoded by the coding sequence ATGTGCGATTATAAAAAATATCTTGCTGAATTCATCGGAACTTTTGTCCTTGTTTTCATCGGAACCGGAAGTGCTGTTGTCGCCGGGAAAGAGATCGGATTTCTCGGTATCGCTCTTGCCTTTGGCCTGTCGGTCCTTGTCATGGTCTATGCAATCGGGCAGATCTCCGGGTGTCATATCAACCCGGCAATCACGATTGCGATGCTTGCCAACGGGAAGATCGGGTCTAAGGATGCTGCGATGTATATAATTGCACAGTGCATCGGCGCCATTATCGCATCACTTGTCCTGCTTTCTATCATGACCGGCCTGCCGGGATATAGTCTCGCCATAAACGGCCTTGGCCAAGACGGGTACGGTATTGCCTCCCCGGGAGGATTCCCACTCATGTCAGGCTTTATTGCGGAGGTTGTCCTGACATTTATCTTCCTGATGGTGGTCTTTGGTGCAACCTGTAAGAAGGCCCCGGCCGGCTTTGCCGGGATTGCCATCGGTCTTTCCCTTGCCATGATCCACATGGTCGGAATCCCGATCACCGGTACATCCGTGAACCCCGCCCGGAGCCTGGGCCCGGCACTGGTGGTCGGTGGGACCGCCCTTGCCCAGCTCTGGATGTTTATCCTTGCACCGATCATCGGGGCGCTCGTGGCGGCAATAGTCTGGAAATATCTCTTTGAGGAAACAATGTCCCCGGCATAA
- a CDS encoding DNA alkylation repair protein, whose protein sequence is MDPVIARIRQELEGLADKQTRTTSQRFFKEEISCYGIKTPVVTALAKKYWKEIKNQEKEAIFALCEELYRSGKLEESFVVSTWAYALDDRFEKKDLLVFRRWIDTYIQNWASCDGFCNHALGAFFERYPECTGELRVWAKSENRWMRRAAAVSLIVPAKHGKFLPEAIVIADLLLTDSDDMVQKGYGWLLKEASRKHRDEVFSYIVKNREVMPRTALRYAIELMPEEQRKEAMKKDLRTKK, encoded by the coding sequence ATGGACCCGGTGATCGCACGCATCCGACAGGAACTCGAAGGACTTGCAGACAAACAGACCCGCACAACATCGCAGCGGTTCTTTAAGGAAGAGATCTCCTGTTACGGAATCAAGACCCCGGTGGTTACGGCCCTTGCAAAGAAGTACTGGAAAGAGATCAAAAACCAGGAAAAGGAAGCGATCTTTGCCCTCTGCGAGGAACTGTATCGTTCGGGAAAACTTGAGGAGTCCTTTGTTGTCTCCACATGGGCATATGCCCTCGACGACCGGTTCGAAAAAAAGGATCTCTTGGTCTTCCGGCGGTGGATCGATACCTACATCCAAAACTGGGCCTCGTGCGACGGATTCTGCAACCATGCGCTGGGGGCGTTTTTCGAACGCTACCCGGAATGCACCGGGGAACTCAGGGTTTGGGCAAAATCGGAGAACCGCTGGATGCGCCGGGCTGCGGCAGTCTCCCTGATTGTCCCGGCAAAACACGGGAAGTTTCTCCCTGAAGCGATCGTGATAGCCGATCTTCTCCTTACCGACAGCGATGATATGGTGCAGAAGGGCTATGGCTGGCTCTTAAAAGAGGCAAGCCGGAAACACCGGGACGAAGTCTTCTCCTATATAGTAAAAAACCGGGAGGTGATGCCCCGGACAGCCCTGCGGTATGCGATCGAACTGATGCCCGAAGAGCAAAGAAAAGAGGCAATGAAAAAGGACCTGCGGACAAAAAAGTGA
- a CDS encoding winged helix-turn-helix transcriptional regulator encodes MITSKNGKVYHCSVEAALDVIGGKWKPLILWRLGDNVMRFGELQRSLPGVNAKMLTKQLRELENDGVIKRTLYPEVPPRVEYSITDFGRTLIPILEALCTWGATYLENGNSPVPECTAKAEKGMKA; translated from the coding sequence ATGATAACTTCCAAGAACGGGAAAGTATACCATTGCTCTGTCGAGGCGGCCCTGGATGTAATCGGGGGCAAGTGGAAACCCCTTATCCTCTGGCGCCTGGGCGACAATGTCATGCGTTTTGGCGAACTGCAGCGATCCCTCCCCGGGGTCAACGCGAAGATGCTCACCAAGCAGCTGCGCGAGCTCGAAAACGATGGCGTGATAAAAAGGACCCTTTATCCCGAGGTGCCGCCCCGGGTGGAATATTCCATCACCGATTTTGGCAGGACGCTCATCCCGATCCTTGAGGCACTCTGCACATGGGGGGCGACTTATCTCGAAAATGGGAACAGTCCGGTCCCGGAGTGTACTGCCAAGGCAGAAAAGGGTATGAAAGCCTGA
- a CDS encoding flavin reductase family protein — protein MEKIEIPKNFFIPMPVVLVGTMVNGRANFMAVGWCARVNGNPPMIACGISNSHATPGGITATKNFSVNIPSSALLEKTDYCGMVSGKTADKSGVFDVFYGTLKTAPMIRECPVTLECQLVQVVALPTHTLFIGEIAGAYADSRVIKDGKPDFPAIDPLFLTMPDNRYWALGTYAGDAWSAGKHLKSSTG, from the coding sequence ATGGAAAAGATTGAGATCCCGAAGAATTTTTTTATCCCGATGCCGGTTGTTCTGGTCGGGACAATGGTGAACGGACGTGCGAACTTCATGGCCGTGGGATGGTGTGCCCGCGTCAATGGCAATCCGCCGATGATCGCCTGCGGGATCAGCAACAGCCACGCCACGCCGGGGGGGATCACAGCGACAAAAAACTTTTCGGTCAACATTCCCTCGTCTGCCCTCTTGGAAAAGACCGATTACTGCGGTATGGTTTCCGGTAAGACGGCAGACAAGTCCGGCGTGTTCGACGTTTTCTATGGGACCTTAAAGACAGCTCCCATGATCCGGGAATGCCCGGTTACCCTCGAGTGCCAGCTCGTTCAGGTGGTAGCGCTCCCCACTCACACGCTCTTTATCGGTGAGATTGCAGGAGCGTACGCGGACAGCAGGGTGATTAAAGACGGGAAACCGGATTTCCCGGCAATAGACCCGCTCTTTTTGACCATGCCCGATAACCGCTATTGGGCACTCGGGACGTATGCCGGGGACGCATGGAGCGCCGGAAAGCACCTGAAATCTTCAACAGGCTAA